A single genomic interval of Staphylococcus hyicus harbors:
- a CDS encoding DUF1641 domain-containing protein: MAERISKIKRIEKSEAEIKAERVTKVTDAIAENSESILKAIKLVEALDEAKILDALTGAIKQRGVITEKVVTELNKDQYAGAIHNIGQMAFLLGDLNPDDLKILMNKLNKGLRVAHQASGNQRTTITGLMGILKDDDMNQSLTYFLNILKGMSR, encoded by the coding sequence ATGGCTGAGAGAATTTCTAAAATAAAACGTATTGAAAAATCAGAAGCGGAAATCAAAGCGGAACGTGTCACGAAAGTCACAGATGCCATAGCTGAAAACAGTGAAAGTATTTTAAAAGCAATTAAACTCGTTGAAGCTTTAGATGAAGCGAAAATTCTTGATGCGTTAACAGGAGCAATCAAACAACGTGGTGTCATTACAGAAAAAGTGGTGACTGAGCTTAATAAAGACCAATACGCTGGAGCAATTCACAATATCGGTCAAATGGCATTTTTACTTGGAGATTTAAACCCTGACGATTTAAAGATTCTTATGAATAAATTAAATAAAGGTTTGCGTGTTGCCCATCAAGCAAGCGGAAATCAACGTACAACAATTACAGGTTTAATGGGCATCTTAAAAGATGACGATATGAACCAAAGTTTGACATACTTTTTAAATATTTTAAAAGGTATGTCAAGATAA
- a CDS encoding LCP family protein, protein MDYQRSKKRKNPVVRALLWIIGILLILTIIAVAYLAFKIFATGGAIHNPLNREHSALRSGQVDMNKGEPISIALFGIDSNAKRQQQHDGQRSDTIMLLSINPDNKKSEVISIPRDTRAEIVGRGTTEKINHAYAYGGPDMAVKSLEKLMNVPIDHYATVDMDGLKDTIDTVGGIDVVSNATFNVHGQQYTQGQKVHLDGEQAMAFIRSRKESGAGGDFGRQERQQLVLQGLANKLTSVSSITNFNSLMDQLSDNVTTDMTLGELNAFRSNYKEGNETVERHQLKGSDTTGEDGLYYFIPDENSKQQIIQSYRDNLGL, encoded by the coding sequence TTGGACTACCAACGATCTAAAAAACGAAAAAATCCGGTCGTTAGAGCTTTATTATGGATTATTGGCATTTTATTGATTTTAACTATCATAGCAGTTGCATATTTAGCTTTTAAAATATTTGCGACAGGAGGTGCAATTCACAACCCTTTAAACCGTGAACACTCAGCCTTACGTTCTGGGCAAGTGGATATGAACAAAGGGGAACCTATTTCTATTGCACTTTTTGGTATTGATTCTAATGCGAAACGCCAACAACAACATGATGGTCAACGTAGCGATACGATAATGCTACTATCGATTAATCCGGATAATAAAAAATCTGAAGTCATTAGTATTCCTAGGGATACACGCGCGGAGATTGTAGGGCGTGGAACGACTGAGAAAATTAATCATGCATATGCCTACGGTGGCCCAGATATGGCAGTGAAATCATTGGAAAAGCTAATGAATGTGCCAATTGATCACTATGCAACAGTAGACATGGATGGACTGAAAGATACCATTGATACTGTCGGTGGCATTGATGTAGTCAGTAATGCAACATTCAATGTCCATGGGCAACAATATACGCAAGGTCAAAAAGTGCATTTAGATGGTGAGCAAGCAATGGCATTTATTAGAAGTCGTAAAGAATCTGGAGCAGGTGGCGACTTTGGACGTCAAGAACGCCAACAACTTGTGTTGCAAGGTCTTGCGAATAAATTAACAAGTGTGTCTTCGATAACGAATTTCAATTCTTTAATGGATCAACTTAGTGATAATGTTACAACGGATATGACGTTAGGTGAACTAAATGCATTTAGAAGTAATTACAAAGAAGGTAATGAGACTGTCGAGAGACATCAATTAAAAGGTTCAGATACAACAGGGGAAGATGGTTTATACTACTTTATCCCAGATGAAAATAGTAAACAACAAATTATTCAAAGTTATCGAGACAACTTAGGATTATAA
- the fdhF gene encoding formate dehydrogenase subunit alpha produces the protein MQEHLIVTLDGKDYLVEPGKNLLAFIKEQQTFVPSICYNESLGPIQTCDTCAVEIDGSIERACGTTIDRSMVVNTQGQDVQDSQKEALDRILEKHQLYCTVCDYNNGNCEIHNTMDEWGLEHQTYEYKPKPYEVDFGPFYRYDPNQCILCGRCVEVCQDVQVNETLTIDWEREQPRVIWDNDVSINESSCVGCGQCATVCPCNAMMENNMVGKAGYMTDIEPGSLASMIDLTKKAETGYGPLFAVSDSEAAMREERIKKTKTVCTYCGVGCSFEVWTKDREILKVQPSHDSPANKISSCVKGKFGWDYVNSEERLTKPLIRRGDQFEEVEWEEAIPYVAKRMNDIKEKYGSKALSFISSSKATNEESYLMQKMARQVFGTNNIDNCSRYCQAPATKGLFRTVGHGGDSGSIDDIGNAEMVITIGTNTAEAHPVIASRIKRSHKLFGQKLHVFDIRKHEMAERADEFYQPNPGTDLVWLSAVTKYIIDNDWHDKAFIEKWVDHADEYYKSLEPYTMEFAEETTGIPKERLIHLAKEIVSVNSVVVCWAMGVTQQETGSDTSTAISNMLLATGNYMKPGAGSYPLRGHNNVQGCSDFGSMPDKFPGYQGVADDEVRARYEKAWGVTLPSEPGYDNHQMMDHIHAGEVHSLFILGEDTGIVDSNINYVQAALEKVDFLVVQDEFLTFTAEYADVVLPASPSLEKDGTFTNTERRFQRLYQVLEPLGDSKPDWQITQLIAKELGFDWNYSHPSEIMDEASSLTPMFAGVKYERLEGYNSLQWPVEADGTDSPLLFTEGFNFDNGKAKFFPLSFDNFYKTNETYDLHVNNGRVLEHFHEGNMTYKVPGLKYKMPTAFIEISPELAEERSIHEGAAVKLTSETGEATGHVHITDRVKGKQIYLPLNDNNAAAINYLTSSVTDPETHTPAYKSTCCRMEVLSKRGKSPLNPTNFRNQKRNPQYSVAVEKKWERPDYIFPGDQVMK, from the coding sequence ATGCAAGAACATCTTATCGTAACTTTGGATGGTAAAGATTATCTTGTAGAACCAGGTAAAAATTTACTTGCGTTTATTAAAGAACAACAAACATTTGTACCTTCCATTTGTTATAACGAATCATTAGGTCCGATTCAAACATGTGATACATGTGCTGTTGAAATTGATGGAAGCATTGAACGCGCTTGTGGGACTACAATTGATCGTTCAATGGTCGTAAATACTCAAGGTCAAGATGTACAAGATTCGCAAAAAGAAGCATTAGATCGTATTTTAGAAAAGCACCAACTGTATTGTACAGTTTGTGATTACAATAACGGCAACTGTGAAATTCATAACACGATGGATGAATGGGGTCTTGAACATCAAACGTATGAATATAAGCCGAAACCATACGAAGTGGATTTTGGTCCATTTTATCGCTATGATCCTAATCAATGTATTTTATGTGGACGTTGTGTAGAAGTCTGTCAAGATGTACAAGTCAACGAAACACTAACGATTGATTGGGAACGTGAACAGCCAAGAGTAATTTGGGACAATGATGTTTCAATCAACGAATCATCGTGTGTAGGTTGTGGACAATGTGCAACGGTATGTCCATGTAATGCGATGATGGAAAATAATATGGTGGGTAAAGCTGGATATATGACAGATATTGAGCCAGGTTCTTTAGCCTCTATGATTGATTTAACGAAAAAAGCAGAAACGGGTTACGGTCCATTATTTGCAGTATCTGATTCTGAAGCAGCAATGCGAGAAGAACGTATTAAGAAAACAAAAACAGTATGTACATATTGTGGCGTAGGTTGTAGCTTTGAAGTTTGGACGAAAGATCGTGAAATTTTAAAAGTGCAACCATCTCATGATTCACCTGCGAATAAAATATCATCATGCGTTAAAGGTAAATTCGGTTGGGATTATGTGAATTCTGAAGAGCGTTTAACGAAACCACTCATTCGCCGTGGCGATCAATTTGAAGAGGTTGAATGGGAAGAAGCGATTCCATATGTCGCTAAGCGCATGAACGATATTAAAGAAAAATACGGTTCAAAAGCACTTTCATTTATTTCATCTTCAAAAGCTACAAATGAAGAGTCTTATTTAATGCAAAAAATGGCACGCCAAGTATTTGGGACAAACAACATTGATAACTGTTCACGTTATTGCCAAGCACCTGCGACAAAAGGTTTATTCCGTACCGTAGGCCATGGTGGAGACTCTGGTTCAATTGATGATATTGGCAATGCTGAAATGGTTATTACGATTGGTACCAATACAGCAGAGGCACATCCTGTCATTGCATCACGTATTAAACGTTCGCATAAACTCTTTGGTCAAAAATTACATGTTTTTGATATCCGTAAACATGAAATGGCTGAACGTGCAGATGAATTTTATCAACCAAATCCAGGTACAGACTTAGTTTGGTTGTCAGCTGTGACAAAATACATTATTGACAATGATTGGCATGACAAAGCATTTATTGAAAAATGGGTGGATCATGCAGATGAATATTACAAATCCCTTGAACCTTATACAATGGAGTTTGCTGAAGAAACAACAGGCATTCCTAAAGAACGCTTAATTCACTTAGCTAAAGAAATTGTAAGTGTCAATTCCGTTGTTGTATGTTGGGCAATGGGTGTGACACAACAAGAAACAGGTTCAGATACAAGTACGGCAATTTCTAACATGTTACTTGCGACGGGGAACTATATGAAACCAGGGGCAGGGTCTTATCCTTTACGTGGTCATAACAACGTACAAGGCTGTTCAGATTTTGGAAGTATGCCAGATAAATTCCCAGGCTATCAAGGTGTGGCGGATGATGAAGTGCGTGCGCGTTATGAAAAAGCATGGGGAGTCACTTTACCGAGTGAACCTGGATATGACAACCATCAAATGATGGATCATATTCATGCAGGTGAGGTACACAGTTTATTTATTCTAGGTGAGGATACAGGTATCGTAGACTCGAATATCAATTATGTTCAAGCAGCATTAGAAAAAGTGGATTTTTTAGTTGTGCAAGATGAATTTTTAACATTTACAGCTGAATATGCTGATGTCGTATTACCAGCAAGTCCATCTCTTGAAAAAGATGGTACATTTACAAATACTGAACGTCGTTTCCAACGCTTATATCAAGTATTAGAGCCGTTAGGTGATTCAAAACCAGATTGGCAAATTACGCAACTTATTGCCAAAGAACTCGGTTTTGATTGGAATTATTCACATCCTTCAGAAATTATGGATGAAGCATCAAGCTTAACACCTATGTTTGCAGGTGTAAAATATGAACGCTTAGAAGGTTATAATAGCTTGCAATGGCCTGTAGAAGCAGATGGTACAGATTCGCCGTTACTCTTTACTGAAGGCTTTAACTTTGATAACGGCAAAGCAAAGTTCTTCCCGTTATCTTTTGATAATTTTTATAAGACGAATGAAACATACGATTTACATGTTAATAATGGGCGTGTTCTTGAACACTTCCATGAAGGAAATATGACATATAAAGTGCCTGGACTTAAGTATAAGATGCCAACTGCATTTATTGAAATTTCGCCAGAGCTTGCTGAAGAACGTAGTATTCACGAAGGAGCAGCGGTTAAATTAACATCTGAAACAGGTGAAGCTACAGGTCATGTTCATATTACAGACCGAGTGAAAGGCAAACAAATCTATTTACCACTTAATGATAACAATGCTGCGGCCATCAACTACTTGACGAGCAGTGTGACTGACCCAGAAACACATACACCGGCATATAAATCCACTTGTTGCCGAATGGAAGTGCTAAGTAAACGTGGCAAGTCTCCACTGAATCCAACAAACTTCCGTAATCAAAAACGCAACCCACAGTACAGTGTTGCTGTAGAGAAAAAATGGGAAAGACCGGATTACATCTTTCCAGGGGATCAGGTGATGAAATAA
- the pcp gene encoding pyroglutamyl-peptidase I, translating into MNILITAFEPFNGAKMNPSEYVARQLPSHINGHKVDTLILPTAFHLCVDNVKQRLRMKGYDVVIGLGQAGGRSVITPERVAINIDDAMIPDNKGYQPIDCPIQQQGPSAYFSTLPVKRMVQAMLEAHVPSALSNSAGTFVCNHLMYELAHIAHTQYPHLRTGFIHLPYEEIQVESTSHASSMTLNTMVKGIETAIRVVTEKDTDIDASYGTLS; encoded by the coding sequence ATGAATATTCTAATCACAGCATTTGAACCTTTTAATGGTGCTAAAATGAATCCGTCTGAATATGTAGCAAGGCAATTACCTTCTCACATTAATGGCCATAAAGTGGATACCCTTATCCTTCCAACTGCTTTTCACTTATGTGTTGACAACGTAAAACAACGATTGCGAATGAAAGGGTATGATGTTGTCATCGGATTAGGCCAAGCGGGAGGGAGATCAGTCATTACACCTGAACGCGTGGCAATTAATATTGACGATGCTATGATTCCTGATAATAAAGGTTATCAACCTATCGATTGTCCTATTCAACAACAAGGTCCGTCTGCCTATTTTTCAACATTACCTGTGAAACGAATGGTACAAGCAATGCTGGAAGCGCATGTGCCAAGTGCGCTTTCTAATAGTGCAGGTACCTTTGTTTGCAATCATTTAATGTATGAATTGGCACATATCGCTCATACACAATATCCACATTTACGTACAGGATTTATTCATCTTCCTTATGAAGAAATACAAGTGGAATCAACCAGTCACGCATCTTCTATGACTTTAAATACAATGGTGAAGGGCATTGAAACCGCTATTCGTGTTGTTACAGAAAAGGATACAGACATTGATGCGTCGTATGGTACGTTAAGCTAA